From the genome of Halomonas sp. I5-271120, one region includes:
- a CDS encoding TRAP transporter small permease, producing the protein MSQKATLWLASSLLLIDLLAILYGVFMRYIAGGAPIWTDELARYLIIASVLLAAGAVWVEGGHMRVALIERLLPSGLCRMLNVYQWLLTLSLAIGGAVVSYRYAMSVSMFTSSGLGISRTIPMLSVPVGFALLAWQALLYGPAPLKTLAEEVE; encoded by the coding sequence GTGAGCCAGAAGGCCACTCTGTGGCTTGCCAGTAGCTTGTTGCTCATCGACTTGCTGGCCATTCTCTACGGCGTCTTCATGCGCTACATCGCGGGCGGCGCACCGATATGGACTGATGAGCTTGCACGGTATCTCATTATCGCCAGTGTGTTGCTGGCAGCGGGTGCTGTCTGGGTCGAAGGCGGGCACATGCGTGTGGCGCTTATAGAGCGACTTCTTCCATCAGGCCTATGCCGGATGCTGAACGTTTACCAATGGCTTCTGACACTCAGTTTGGCCATTGGTGGTGCAGTGGTGAGCTACCGCTACGCGATGTCAGTGTCGATGTTTACCAGCTCTGGGCTGGGGATCAGCCGCACCATTCCGATGCTGTCTGTTCCAGTTGGCTTTGCCCTGCTTGCCTGGCAGGCATTGCTCTATGGCCCCGCACCGCTCAAGACACTCGCGGAGGAAGTCGAATGA
- a CDS encoding TRAP transporter large permease, which yields MTLTMLGVFLAHVLLGLPLFIALLTTALVGFLFVDFSMVPRMMPQQFFSGINVFSLMAIPLFILAGNLMNASRLTDRLMGLARLLVGHFRGGMGHVNVVSSVFFAGVNGSAVADTSALGSLLVPAMRKDGYSTAFAAGLTAGSSLIGPIIPPSIFMILYASLTNTSVGDLFLAGVIPGLILGVAFMGMNAWYAWRHGMPKQGGLPSVRELGVAALGALPALVAPFIIVAGIVMGFVTPTESGALTALYVALCGMVLGNLTLRDFWQAIVETTRLTSAIFLIMAASATISWLLSYAQVPTQFVELLTPYIADPIVILLMLSGITFVTGMFMEEVSALMLLTPIFSPVAMMAGIDPVHLGIIITLNITIALITPPMGACVYVAAAVSRLEIVSLFRTIWPFVLMAIGVLLILIVFPSLTLWLPTVLG from the coding sequence ATGACACTCACCATGTTGGGGGTCTTCCTGGCCCATGTTTTGCTGGGGCTGCCTCTTTTCATTGCCTTGCTGACGACTGCTTTGGTCGGCTTCCTATTCGTTGATTTCAGCATGGTACCTCGCATGATGCCGCAGCAATTCTTTAGCGGTATCAACGTGTTCTCCCTGATGGCGATTCCGTTATTCATCCTTGCGGGTAACCTGATGAATGCCAGTCGCCTGACCGATCGGCTGATGGGGCTGGCGCGGCTACTGGTTGGCCATTTCCGCGGGGGGATGGGGCACGTCAATGTCGTATCGAGTGTGTTTTTCGCCGGTGTGAACGGCTCTGCCGTCGCCGATACCTCTGCACTCGGTTCGTTGCTTGTGCCCGCGATGCGCAAGGACGGCTATTCGACTGCGTTCGCGGCCGGTTTGACGGCCGGTAGCTCGCTGATCGGGCCAATAATTCCGCCCAGTATCTTCATGATTCTCTACGCCTCCCTCACCAACACGTCTGTGGGTGACCTGTTTCTGGCGGGGGTGATACCCGGACTGATTCTGGGCGTTGCCTTCATGGGGATGAACGCCTGGTATGCCTGGCGACACGGGATGCCCAAGCAAGGCGGTTTGCCATCAGTACGAGAGCTTGGGGTGGCTGCACTGGGCGCTCTGCCGGCGTTGGTCGCGCCCTTCATCATCGTGGCGGGTATCGTCATGGGGTTTGTCACGCCGACGGAGTCTGGCGCACTCACTGCACTCTATGTGGCGCTCTGCGGCATGGTGCTGGGTAATCTGACGCTGCGCGATTTCTGGCAGGCGATTGTCGAAACCACGCGCCTCACCTCGGCGATATTTTTGATCATGGCGGCATCGGCGACGATAAGCTGGCTGCTGTCATACGCTCAGGTGCCGACCCAGTTTGTCGAGTTGCTCACGCCCTACATCGCAGACCCTATCGTTATTCTGCTGATGCTCAGTGGCATCACCTTCGTGACCGGTATGTTCATGGAAGAGGTGTCGGCCTTGATGCTTTTGACGCCGATCTTCTCCCCGGTCGCCATGATGGCAGGTATCGACCCGGTGCACCTGGGCATCATCATCACGCTCAACATCACCATCGCGTTGATTACTCCGCCGATGGGGGCGTGTGTGTACGTTGCCGCCGCCGTGAGCCGGCTTGAAATCGTGTCGCTGTTTCGGACGATCTGGCCGTTTGTGCTCATGGCTATTGGGGTTCTTCTGATTTTAATTGTGTTCCCGTCGCTGACGCTCTGGTTGCCGACGGTCTTAGGGTAA
- a CDS encoding M15 family metallopeptidase, protein MPTLKERANKSFATPIPHMGEPDWSKVSQIPINESDEPLVPLGLAPLPIKVFPVYAKQGVPGAVDECYVRETTYRRLLQVARSLPDGMGLVVLDGWRPWRVQQYLFDTLYESLRAHHSDLSEAELTVRTREFVSVPSRSQQAPSPHLTGGAVDVTLCDADGITLDMGTLFDEAVSESHTVSLEEVEAPTERQRVARDNRRLLYNAMAAQGFTNLPSEWWHYDCGDQLWAYHSDQPAARYGPAELETVEDRWRKQL, encoded by the coding sequence ATGCCAACATTGAAAGAAAGGGCAAATAAGTCCTTTGCGACACCTATTCCCCACATGGGCGAGCCTGACTGGTCCAAAGTGAGCCAGATTCCGATCAATGAGAGTGATGAGCCATTGGTGCCTCTCGGTCTGGCACCTCTGCCCATCAAGGTGTTTCCGGTATATGCCAAGCAAGGGGTGCCCGGCGCTGTCGATGAGTGCTACGTCAGGGAGACCACCTATCGCCGTCTTCTCCAGGTGGCACGTTCACTTCCCGACGGCATGGGGCTGGTGGTACTGGATGGCTGGCGCCCCTGGCGGGTGCAGCAATACTTATTCGATACTCTCTACGAGTCATTGCGAGCACATCACAGCGATTTGAGCGAGGCAGAACTGACGGTACGTACTCGCGAGTTTGTGTCGGTACCTAGCCGCAGCCAGCAAGCCCCCAGCCCTCACCTGACCGGTGGGGCGGTGGATGTCACGCTATGTGATGCTGATGGGATCACGCTCGACATGGGGACGTTGTTTGATGAGGCGGTGAGCGAATCACATACCGTGTCGCTGGAAGAGGTCGAGGCCCCGACCGAGCGACAGCGTGTCGCCAGAGACAATCGACGCTTGTTGTATAACGCGATGGCAGCCCAAGGCTTCACCAACCTCCCAAGCGAATGGTGGCATTACGATTGCGGTGACCAGCTCTGGGCCTATCATAGTGACCAACCTGCTGCTCGTTACGGACCGGCTGAGCTAGAGACCGTCGAGGACCGTTGGCGGAAACAGCTATAG